A section of the Sphingomonas sp. LT1P40 genome encodes:
- a CDS encoding hemolysin family protein: MADGPSSNGSGDSSSEGGIWRGLRALLFGDEQNETLRDRIEEAIDEADAEDGGDKSDLLSKDGDLSPLERKMMRNLLHFGERDAGDVGVPRADIVAVAESTSFAELVQLFAEAGHSRLPVYREKLDRVIGMIHIKDVFAVLAAGAGPPSKITDLMRQPHYVPQSMGTLDLLVQMQASRTHLAIVLDEYSGTEGLITIEDLVEEIVGEIDDEHDDAPEALFVPLDDGGWDADARAELEDVAAAIDPRLGEVDEDIETLGGLAFILAGHVPEAGECLKHPSGWTLEVLEADATRVRRLRLHPPEELLEVEE, from the coding sequence ATGGCGGACGGACCCAGTAGCAACGGGAGCGGCGACAGTAGCAGCGAGGGCGGGATATGGCGCGGGCTGCGCGCCCTCCTGTTCGGCGATGAGCAGAATGAAACGCTGAGAGATCGAATCGAGGAAGCGATCGACGAGGCCGACGCCGAGGATGGCGGCGACAAGAGCGACTTGTTGTCGAAGGACGGCGACCTTTCCCCGCTCGAGCGCAAGATGATGCGCAACCTGCTCCATTTCGGCGAGCGCGATGCCGGCGATGTCGGCGTGCCGCGTGCGGACATCGTCGCCGTTGCCGAGAGCACCAGCTTCGCCGAACTGGTCCAGCTGTTTGCCGAGGCCGGGCACAGCCGTTTGCCGGTCTATCGTGAGAAGCTCGATCGCGTGATCGGGATGATTCATATCAAGGACGTGTTCGCCGTTCTCGCCGCCGGGGCCGGCCCGCCATCGAAGATTACCGATCTGATGCGCCAGCCGCATTACGTGCCGCAATCGATGGGTACGCTCGACCTGCTCGTACAGATGCAGGCAAGCCGCACCCATCTGGCGATCGTGCTCGACGAATATTCGGGGACCGAAGGCCTCATCACGATCGAGGATCTGGTCGAGGAAATCGTCGGCGAGATCGATGACGAGCATGACGACGCACCCGAGGCACTGTTCGTGCCGCTGGACGATGGTGGCTGGGATGCCGACGCCCGCGCCGAGCTCGAAGACGTCGCCGCCGCGATCGACCCGCGCTTGGGTGAGGTTGACGAGGATATCGAGACGCTGGGCGGCCTCGCCTTCATCCTCGCCGGCCACGTGCCCGAAGCGGGCGAATGCCTGAAACATCCCAGCGGCTGGACTCTCGAAGTATTGGAGGCCGACGCCACGCGCGTTCGTCGCCTGCGCCTCCATCCGCCCGAAGAATTACTGGAAGTCGAAGAATGA
- the hisS gene encoding histidine--tRNA ligase — protein MARIETPKRVRGTQDIFGDDQRRFARVVEAFEKVRRLYCFQQVQVPVFESTAVFARSMGETSDVVSKEMYTFPDRGDDLLTLRPEFTAGICRAYITEGWQQFAPLKLTTHGPVFRYERPQKGRYRQFHQIDAEIIGAAEPQADVELLTMADQLLRELGISEGVTLQLNTLGDSVSREKWRSALLDHLNAHSTYLSPDSQMRLKLNPLRILDSKDAGDRKIVEMAPGIERYLTDDARSFFDKVKEGLVAAKVDFELNDKLVRGLDYYRHTAFEFVTDRLGAQGTVLAGGRYDGLIGNLGGPETAGVGWAAGIERLGMLLEEPTQGSNWAVVIPEANDTSVDAHAIASAVRAAGRAVEIAFKGNAKRRFEIARKSLPIFQITLEAVSTQSTKLRFRTFSPTWGIASEADFIEVLNAIDPLYLYQTTFTDAQAGIFEAEVSRRDLNL, from the coding sequence ATGGCACGGATCGAAACCCCCAAGCGCGTGCGCGGCACGCAGGATATTTTTGGCGATGACCAGCGGCGCTTTGCGCGGGTGGTCGAGGCGTTCGAGAAGGTGCGGCGGCTCTACTGCTTCCAGCAAGTCCAGGTGCCGGTGTTCGAATCCACCGCCGTGTTCGCGCGGTCGATGGGCGAGACGTCCGACGTGGTGTCGAAGGAGATGTATACGTTTCCGGATCGCGGCGACGACCTGCTGACGCTGCGGCCGGAATTCACCGCCGGGATTTGCCGGGCATATATTACCGAGGGGTGGCAGCAGTTCGCGCCGCTCAAGCTCACCACGCATGGCCCGGTGTTCCGCTATGAGCGCCCGCAAAAGGGGCGGTATCGCCAGTTCCACCAGATCGACGCCGAGATCATCGGGGCGGCGGAACCGCAGGCCGATGTCGAATTGCTGACGATGGCGGACCAGCTTTTGCGCGAGCTGGGGATATCCGAGGGCGTGACGTTGCAGCTGAATACGCTGGGCGATTCGGTAAGCCGGGAAAAGTGGAGAAGTGCGCTACTCGACCACTTGAATGCTCACAGCACATACCTTTCGCCTGACAGTCAGATGCGCCTCAAGTTAAACCCACTTCGGATACTCGACAGCAAGGATGCCGGTGATCGTAAGATCGTCGAGATGGCGCCGGGCATAGAAAGATATCTGACGGATGATGCCCGCAGTTTCTTTGACAAGGTAAAAGAAGGTCTGGTGGCGGCAAAAGTAGATTTCGAGCTTAATGACAAGCTAGTGCGGGGTTTGGATTACTATCGGCACACCGCGTTTGAATTCGTCACCGACCGGCTTGGGGCGCAGGGGACGGTGCTGGCTGGCGGGCGGTATGACGGGCTGATCGGGAATCTGGGCGGGCCGGAGACGGCCGGCGTGGGCTGGGCGGCCGGGATCGAGCGGTTGGGGATGTTGTTGGAGGAACCAACCCAGGGATCAAACTGGGCCGTCGTAATTCCAGAAGCCAACGACACCAGTGTCGATGCTCATGCTATCGCGTCGGCGGTACGGGCAGCAGGGCGGGCCGTTGAGATTGCATTCAAAGGAAATGCAAAGCGGCGATTTGAGATCGCTCGGAAATCGCTTCCGATTTTCCAGATTACCTTAGAAGCGGTTTCAACGCAGTCGACAAAACTACGCTTCAGAACATTCTCACCAACTTGGGGAATCGCAAGCGAAGCCGACTTCATCGAAGTTTTGAACGCGATTGATCCGCTTTATCTCTACCAGACTACGTTTACGGATGCGCAAGCGGGCATATTTGAAGCCGAAGTCTCTCGGCGAGATTTAAACCTGTGA
- the prmC gene encoding peptide chain release factor N(5)-glutamine methyltransferase, which translates to MSEYADIRTAIAAAAARIDSATPRLDAELLMAHALGVSRETLILKHLGDPEPAGFAALIERRIAHEPVAYITGSRGFRTIELGVGPGVLVPRADSETLIEVAVGHFAGTAGPSRVLDLGTGPGTLLLAALAEWPEAYGLGIDEFEKALVYAQDNAIDLGMEERARFKLGDWANGLEGQFDLILCNPPYIGTGEDLGPEVRDHEPPGALFAGADGLDDYRRIVPDLPRLIAPGGIAVLEIGWTQGDAVSTLVAAAGLVAAVHHDLGGRPRVVTAKLN; encoded by the coding sequence ATGTCGGAGTATGCCGACATCCGCACCGCCATAGCTGCTGCCGCCGCGCGGATCGACTCCGCCACACCGCGCCTCGATGCCGAATTGCTGATGGCACATGCGCTGGGGGTGTCGCGGGAAACACTCATCCTCAAACATCTGGGCGATCCCGAACCCGCCGGATTTGCGGCGCTTATCGAACGGCGGATCGCGCACGAGCCGGTGGCTTATATTACCGGAAGCCGGGGGTTCCGGACAATCGAACTGGGCGTCGGGCCGGGAGTGCTGGTGCCGCGTGCCGACAGCGAGACGCTGATCGAGGTGGCGGTGGGGCACTTCGCCGGGACCGCAGGGCCGAGCCGGGTGCTGGACCTTGGCACCGGGCCGGGGACGTTGTTGCTGGCGGCGCTGGCTGAATGGCCCGAGGCATATGGGCTGGGTATCGATGAGTTCGAGAAGGCGCTTGTCTACGCGCAGGACAATGCGATTGACCTTGGGATGGAAGAGCGCGCACGCTTCAAGCTGGGCGACTGGGCTAACGGGCTGGAAGGCCAGTTCGACCTGATCCTGTGCAACCCGCCTTATATCGGCACCGGTGAAGACCTGGGGCCAGAGGTGCGCGACCATGAGCCGCCTGGCGCCCTGTTCGCGGGGGCGGACGGGTTGGACGATTACCGGCGGATCGTGCCCGATCTGCCCCGCTTGATCGCGCCGGGCGGAATCGCGGTGCTGGAGATCGGGTGGACGCAAGGTGACGCAGTGTCGACATTGGTCGCGGCGGCGGGGCTGGTCGCGGCGGT
- the ybeY gene encoding rRNA maturation RNase YbeY, whose translation MLDIAVQREADWPDADWEAIGARAAAAAVGQTPHGSLATTVAMIEIAVRLTSDGEVHQLNNQYRQKDMATNVLSFPMIEPDLIEALTQNSDDGEVILGDIVLAHGVCAAEAAEKGITVEQHATHLIVHGVLHLLGYDHQGDSEAEAMESMERAALESLGIPDPYLVRED comes from the coding sequence ATGCTTGATATCGCCGTCCAGCGCGAAGCCGACTGGCCCGATGCCGATTGGGAGGCGATCGGCGCAAGGGCGGCCGCCGCTGCCGTCGGACAGACCCCGCACGGATCACTCGCCACCACAGTTGCCATGATCGAAATCGCCGTGCGCCTTACCAGCGATGGCGAGGTGCATCAGCTTAACAACCAGTATCGGCAAAAGGACATGGCCACCAACGTCCTGTCCTTTCCGATGATCGAACCCGATCTGATCGAGGCGCTGACGCAGAACAGCGACGATGGCGAGGTGATCCTGGGTGACATCGTCCTGGCGCACGGCGTCTGCGCGGCGGAAGCGGCGGAAAAAGGCATTACCGTCGAGCAACATGCCACGCACCTCATTGTCCACGGGGTGCTGCATTTGCTAGGATACGATCATCAGGGGGATTCCGAAGCCGAGGCGATGGAGTCGATGGAGCGCGCCGCGCTCGAATCATTGGGCATCCCCGACCCCTATCTGGTGCGTGAGGACTAA
- the prfA gene encoding peptide chain release factor 1: protein MTRISPEKIAAIEARRDELSAMMATGDLPSERFVAVSKEYAELEPVAAAAGEVRRLRDEAVALTEMSRDGDPELRAMANEELHDNAAALEQADLALALSLLPRDAADERAAMLEIRAGTGGDEAALFAGDLLRMYTRYAENQGWKVEMISASTSEAGGYKEVVANVAGKGVFAKLKFESGVHRVQRVPVTESGGRIHTSAATVAVLPEAEEVDVEIRPEDLRVDIYRSSGAGGQHVNTTDSAIRLTHIPTGLVVIQQDQRSQHKNRDKAMQVLRTRLYELERSRLADERSGARKSMVGSGDRSERIRTYNFPQGRVTDHRINLTLHRLPEILEGAMDELIGALSAEDEADRLATLDS, encoded by the coding sequence GTGACCCGCATCTCGCCGGAAAAGATCGCGGCGATCGAGGCGCGGCGGGATGAGCTGTCGGCGATGATGGCGACCGGCGATCTGCCATCGGAGCGCTTTGTCGCGGTGTCGAAGGAATATGCCGAGCTGGAGCCGGTTGCGGCGGCGGCGGGCGAAGTGCGGCGGTTGCGGGACGAGGCGGTCGCGCTGACCGAGATGAGCCGCGACGGCGACCCCGAATTGCGCGCGATGGCGAATGAGGAGCTGCACGACAATGCGGCGGCGCTGGAGCAAGCCGACCTCGCGCTCGCGCTGTCGCTGTTGCCGCGCGATGCGGCGGACGAGCGCGCGGCGATGCTGGAAATCCGGGCCGGGACCGGTGGCGACGAGGCGGCGCTGTTCGCAGGCGACCTGTTGCGGATGTACACCCGCTATGCCGAGAATCAGGGATGGAAGGTCGAGATGATCTCCGCCTCCACCTCCGAAGCTGGCGGTTACAAGGAAGTCGTCGCGAATGTCGCGGGCAAGGGCGTGTTCGCGAAATTGAAGTTCGAGAGCGGCGTCCACCGCGTGCAGCGCGTGCCGGTGACGGAGAGCGGCGGGCGCATCCATACCAGCGCGGCGACCGTGGCGGTGCTGCCCGAGGCGGAAGAGGTCGATGTCGAGATCCGGCCCGAGGATCTGCGCGTCGATATCTATCGCTCGTCGGGCGCTGGCGGACAACATGTGAACACGACGGATAGCGCGATCCGGCTGACGCATATCCCGACGGGGCTGGTTGTGATCCAGCAGGATCAGCGGTCGCAGCACAAGAATCGCGACAAGGCGATGCAGGTGTTGCGCACGCGGCTGTACGAGCTTGAGCGGTCGCGGCTGGCAGACGAGCGGTCTGGCGCGCGCAAGTCGATGGTGGGGTCCGGGGATCGGTCGGAGCGCATACGGACGTATAATTTCCCGCAGGGACGGGTGACGGATCATCGGATCAACCTGACGCTGCACCGGTTGCCGGAGATATTGGAGGGCGCGATGGACGAGTTGATCGGCGCGCTGAGTGCCGAGGATGAGGCTGACCGGTTGGCGACGCTGGATTCGTGA
- the miaB gene encoding tRNA (N6-isopentenyl adenosine(37)-C2)-methylthiotransferase MiaB, producing MGLPMKPAPKTFHVKSFGCQMNVYDGERMAELMAAQGMTAIDDATQADLVVLNTCHIREKATDRVYSDIGHLRKKARNADREAPMIAIAGCVAQAEGDEIIRRAKVDVVVGPQAYHNLPALIVQATSGTAATDIDMPAASKFGALPSRRKVGPSAFLTVQEGCDKFCTYCVVPYTRGAEVSRPFAAIVDEAKALVDAGAREITLLGQNVNAWDDDSGTGLHGLIHALDRIPGLARIRYTTSHPNDMRDGLIRAHAEVEKLMPFLHLPVQAGSDRILKAMNRSHTCDSYLRILDRVRAARPDIALSGDFIVGFPGETEADFADTLSLVDAVGYSQCFSFKYSPRPGTPAADMADQIDPQVMDDRLQRLQSALNRDQASFNAATLGRICPVLIERKGKLPGQMLGKSPWLQSVHLLTDAQIGDLVEVEIVRADPNSLSGVARVKAAA from the coding sequence ATAGGCCTACCCATGAAGCCCGCCCCAAAAACCTTCCACGTCAAATCCTTCGGCTGTCAGATGAACGTCTATGACGGTGAGCGCATGGCCGAACTGATGGCCGCGCAGGGCATGACCGCGATTGACGACGCGACCCAAGCGGATCTCGTGGTCCTCAACACCTGCCACATCCGCGAGAAAGCGACCGACCGCGTTTATTCCGACATCGGCCATTTGCGGAAAAAGGCCCGCAACGCCGACCGCGAAGCCCCGATGATCGCCATCGCCGGCTGCGTCGCCCAAGCCGAGGGCGACGAAATCATTCGCCGCGCCAAGGTCGATGTCGTCGTCGGCCCGCAAGCCTATCACAACCTCCCCGCGTTGATCGTCCAAGCCACGTCCGGCACCGCCGCGACCGACATCGACATGCCCGCCGCCAGCAAGTTCGGCGCGCTCCCGTCACGCCGCAAAGTCGGCCCGTCCGCCTTCCTGACGGTTCAGGAAGGGTGCGACAAATTCTGCACCTATTGCGTCGTCCCCTACACCCGCGGCGCCGAAGTCAGCCGCCCGTTCGCCGCGATCGTCGACGAAGCCAAGGCGCTGGTCGATGCCGGTGCCCGCGAAATCACGCTGCTGGGCCAGAACGTCAACGCATGGGACGACGACAGCGGCACCGGTCTGCACGGTCTGATCCACGCGCTTGACCGCATCCCCGGCCTCGCCCGCATCCGCTACACCACCAGCCACCCCAACGACATGCGCGACGGCCTGATCCGCGCCCATGCCGAAGTCGAAAAGCTGATGCCCTTCCTGCATCTGCCCGTGCAAGCAGGCAGCGACCGCATACTGAAGGCGATGAACCGCAGCCACACTTGCGACTCATACCTCCGCATCCTCGACCGCGTCCGCGCCGCCCGCCCCGATATCGCGCTGTCCGGCGATTTTATCGTCGGTTTTCCGGGCGAAACCGAAGCCGACTTCGCCGACACGCTCAGCCTGGTCGATGCCGTTGGCTATTCGCAATGCTTCAGCTTCAAATACAGCCCCCGCCCCGGCACCCCGGCGGCGGACATGGCCGACCAGATCGATCCGCAAGTGATGGACGACCGCCTCCAGCGCCTCCAGTCCGCGTTGAACCGCGACCAGGCTTCCTTCAACGCCGCGACGCTGGGTCGGATCTGTCCGGTGCTGATCGAACGCAAGGGCAAGCTCCCCGGCCAGATGCTCGGCAAGTCGCCATGGCTGCAATCGGTCCATTTGCTCACCGACGCGCAGATCGGTGATCTGGTCGAAGTCGAGATCGTCCGTGCCGACCCCAATTCGCTGTCGGGCGTGGCGCGGGTGAAAGCTGCGGCCTGA
- a CDS encoding type II toxin-antitoxin system VapC family toxin: MSWFMDASAIIAIVGQEADWQTYADRADEETELLWSAVSQWESVFGLRRLRDLTIAEAHHEVEHFAREHSLVMVDLGEKEAQLAIDAASRYGRGSGHPAKLNMGDCFAYACAKTNDARLLYKGNDFIHTDLA; encoded by the coding sequence GTGAGCTGGTTCATGGATGCGTCCGCCATTATCGCCATCGTCGGTCAGGAAGCCGACTGGCAGACCTATGCTGATCGGGCGGATGAAGAAACCGAACTGCTCTGGTCGGCGGTGTCGCAATGGGAAAGTGTGTTTGGTCTGCGCCGGTTGCGCGATCTGACCATCGCGGAAGCACATCATGAGGTCGAACATTTCGCTCGAGAACATAGTTTGGTCATGGTCGATCTCGGCGAGAAGGAAGCACAATTGGCGATTGACGCGGCCAGCCGTTACGGTCGCGGATCAGGCCATCCGGCCAAACTTAATATGGGCGACTGTTTTGCCTATGCGTGCGCCAAAACGAACGACGCCCGTCTCCTCTACAAGGGCAACGACTTCATCCACACGGACCTCGCCTGA
- a CDS encoding PhoH family protein, whose translation MSRKPVPAQSGDRSRVEVNFDKPQLLPQLFGEYDSNILALEERLGVYIHARGQRVVIEGSAEAVAHAREVLQELHSRVIRGEAVDTGLIDAVIAMSSEPMLTGIVRAQNDANGLGGAAPPIMIRTRNKTIVPRSVTQTAYMRALISNDIIFALGPAGTGKTYLAVAQAVAQLITGSVKRLILSRPAVEAGERLGFLPGDMKEKVDPYLRPLYDALYDCLPAEQVERRIASGEIEIAPIAFMRGRTLADAFVILDEAQNTTPMQMKMFLTRFGQNSRMVVCGDPKQTDLPGGPGASGLNDAVNKLEGIEGMAMIRFGIGDVVRHPIVGRIVQAYEGND comes from the coding sequence ATGAGCCGTAAGCCTGTCCCCGCCCAATCGGGCGATCGCTCTCGTGTCGAGGTCAATTTCGACAAGCCGCAACTGCTGCCGCAGCTTTTTGGGGAATATGACAGCAACATCCTCGCGCTGGAGGAGCGGCTCGGCGTCTATATCCACGCCCGCGGCCAGCGCGTGGTGATCGAGGGGAGCGCAGAGGCGGTCGCGCATGCCCGCGAAGTGCTTCAGGAACTGCACAGCCGGGTGATTCGCGGGGAGGCGGTCGATACCGGCCTGATCGACGCGGTGATCGCCATGTCGAGCGAGCCGATGCTGACCGGTATCGTCCGCGCCCAGAATGATGCCAACGGTCTTGGGGGGGCCGCTCCGCCGATCATGATCCGCACGCGCAACAAAACGATCGTGCCACGCTCGGTGACGCAGACGGCGTATATGCGCGCGCTGATTTCCAACGACATCATCTTCGCGCTCGGGCCGGCCGGCACGGGCAAGACCTATCTGGCGGTGGCACAGGCGGTCGCGCAGCTCATCACAGGATCGGTCAAGCGCTTGATCCTGTCGCGCCCTGCGGTGGAAGCGGGCGAGCGGCTGGGCTTCCTGCCCGGGGACATGAAGGAAAAGGTCGATCCGTATCTGCGCCCGCTCTACGACGCGCTGTACGATTGCCTGCCCGCCGAACAGGTCGAACGGCGGATCGCATCCGGCGAGATCGAGATCGCCCCGATCGCCTTCATGCGTGGCCGCACGCTCGCGGACGCGTTCGTGATTCTGGACGAGGCGCAGAATACCACGCCGATGCAAATGAAGATGTTCCTCACCCGTTTCGGCCAGAACAGCCGCATGGTGGTGTGCGGCGATCCCAAGCAAACCGATCTGCCCGGCGGCCCCGGCGCTTCCGGCCTCAACGATGCGGTCAACAAGCTGGAGGGGATCGAGGGCATGGCGATGATCCGCTTCGGCATCGGCGACGTCGTCCGTCACCCGATCGTTGGGCGGATCGTTCAGGCGTATGAGGGGAACGATTGA
- a CDS encoding type II toxin-antitoxin system VapB family antitoxin — MGALYIKDGKTAFLAERVAQKLGTTKTEAVRQALEAIDAKLTPEGKDRRPMRERMLEYWKQHPLPPETGLKADKAFFDELSGDL, encoded by the coding sequence ATGGGCGCGCTGTACATCAAGGATGGCAAAACGGCGTTTCTCGCTGAGCGCGTTGCGCAGAAGCTCGGCACGACCAAGACCGAGGCCGTGCGTCAGGCGCTGGAAGCGATCGACGCTAAGCTGACGCCGGAAGGTAAGGATCGGCGCCCGATGCGTGAACGCATGCTTGAGTATTGGAAACAGCATCCCCTGCCACCCGAGACCGGCCTCAAGGCTGACAAGGCGTTCTTCGACGAACTATCGGGCGATCTGTGA